In the Piscinibacter sp. XHJ-5 genome, one interval contains:
- a CDS encoding YXWGXW repeat-containing protein yields the protein MRTSASKLILSASAILVIAGCATRTREVIYTPAPAPAPSVAVAPAVVTTQPAVVVAATPPPTPRSEVQPPAPSPGHVWVPGYWNWSNGRYDWVAGHWESPRAGYAWVPYRWEMVDGQWQLRGGTWTPQ from the coding sequence ATGAGAACTTCCGCTTCGAAACTCATCCTGAGCGCTTCGGCGATCCTGGTCATCGCCGGCTGCGCCACCCGGACCCGCGAGGTGATCTACACCCCCGCGCCCGCCCCCGCTCCGTCGGTGGCCGTCGCGCCTGCGGTGGTCACCACACAACCGGCGGTCGTCGTGGCGGCCACCCCGCCGCCCACACCTCGCAGCGAGGTTCAGCCGCCGGCGCCGTCGCCGGGCCACGTGTGGGTGCCGGGGTACTGGAACTGGTCGAACGGCCGCTACGACTGGGTCGCGGGCCACTGGGAATCGCCGCGCGCCGGCTACGCCTGGGTGCCGTACCGCTGGGAGATGGTGGACGGCCAGTGGCAGCTGCGCGGGGGCACCTGGACCCCGCAGTGA
- a CDS encoding histidine kinase dimerization/phospho-acceptor domain-containing protein, with product MTQLPSIRGRLARALVGWSIAWAVAVAGAVWLAVEHEVSELLDDTLQASADVLGGLLVRGDAPAADPREANGAEPETRFAWQVVGPDARLLLRSRHAPASPLHASATPGFSRTTEWRTYGRPLGADGRILYVAQTREERREAQAEITLSTALAALAIGLLGHLWLRRRVRQELLPLERLSDQLAGHEPLQAGASLGAPERDELQPVHAAIEELVRRLALRVARERAFTAHAAHSLRTPLAGIDTQLAVALRECPPELQPRLRRVREAAGRLQRVVAALLALFRSGAALQRQPVDLHQLMSQLTIHGIEWEVLGRGVIDADGDLLAAALLNLIDNSLRCGAHKLVVDVPSPGTLRIADDGPGVSHERRQELQAALDSQAYEGRTGLGLMLSDLVARSHGGALRLPPAERGFAVELQLGEP from the coding sequence ATGACGCAGCTGCCGTCGATCCGCGGCCGCCTGGCGCGCGCCCTGGTGGGCTGGTCCATCGCCTGGGCCGTGGCGGTCGCCGGCGCGGTGTGGCTCGCCGTGGAGCATGAGGTCAGCGAGCTGCTCGACGACACGCTGCAGGCATCGGCCGACGTGCTGGGCGGCCTGCTCGTGCGCGGCGACGCGCCGGCCGCGGACCCGCGCGAGGCGAACGGGGCCGAGCCCGAGACCCGTTTCGCCTGGCAGGTCGTCGGCCCGGACGCCCGCCTGCTGCTGCGCTCCCGCCACGCACCGGCGTCCCCGCTGCACGCCAGCGCCACGCCCGGCTTCAGCCGGACCACCGAGTGGCGCACCTACGGCCGGCCGCTGGGCGCCGACGGCCGCATCCTGTACGTGGCGCAGACGCGGGAGGAGCGACGCGAAGCGCAGGCGGAGATCACGCTCAGCACGGCGCTGGCCGCCCTGGCCATCGGGCTGCTCGGGCACCTGTGGCTGCGCAGGCGCGTGCGGCAGGAACTGCTGCCGCTGGAACGGCTGTCGGACCAGCTCGCCGGTCACGAGCCGCTGCAGGCGGGCGCGTCGCTGGGAGCGCCGGAGCGCGACGAACTGCAGCCCGTGCACGCCGCCATCGAGGAGCTGGTGCGGCGACTTGCGCTGCGGGTCGCGCGCGAGCGCGCCTTCACCGCCCACGCGGCGCATTCGTTGCGCACGCCGCTGGCCGGCATCGACACGCAGCTCGCCGTCGCGCTGCGCGAGTGTCCACCCGAGCTGCAGCCGCGGCTGCGGCGCGTGCGCGAAGCGGCAGGCCGGCTGCAGCGCGTGGTGGCCGCGTTGCTCGCACTGTTCCGCAGCGGCGCGGCCTTGCAGCGTCAGCCGGTGGACCTGCACCAGCTGATGTCGCAGCTGACCATCCACGGCATCGAGTGGGAGGTGCTGGGGCGCGGCGTGATCGATGCGGATGGGGACCTGCTCGCGGCGGCACTGCTGAACCTCATCGACAACTCGCTGCGCTGCGGCGCGCACAAGCTCGTCGTCGACGTGCCGAGCCCGGGGACCCTGCGGATCGCCGACGACGGACCGGGGGTGTCGCACGAGCGCCGGCAGGAGCTGCAAGCGGCGCTCGACAGCCAGGCGTACGAGGGCAGGACCGGGCTCGGCTTGATGCTCAGCGACCTGGTGGCGCGCTCGCACGGCGGCGCCTTGCGGCTGCCGCCTGCCGAGCGCGGCTTTGCGGTGGAGTTGCAGCTGGGTGAGCCTTGA
- a CDS encoding response regulator transcription factor produces MRLLLIEDDDILGEGLRDFLRVEGHTVDWCRSLRETGAFRDEPYDALLVDWQLPDGSGLDWLRERRNRGDATPALMLTARDRLGDRIHGLDSGADDYLVKPFAPEELAARLRAVSRRRAGSAGPRRRFGDVEVDLTARCAFIDGQAADLTAREWQVLEALVLRAGRIVPKSDLEKLMLGFDSEIASNALEVHVSALRRKLGRDLVETVRGLGYRIGAP; encoded by the coding sequence ATGCGGCTGCTGCTCATCGAAGACGACGACATCCTCGGCGAAGGCCTGCGCGACTTCCTGCGCGTCGAAGGCCACACGGTCGACTGGTGCCGCAGCCTGCGCGAGACCGGCGCCTTTCGCGACGAGCCGTACGACGCGTTGCTGGTCGACTGGCAGCTGCCCGACGGCTCGGGCCTCGACTGGCTGCGCGAGCGCCGCAACCGCGGCGACGCGACGCCCGCCTTGATGCTGACCGCGCGCGACCGGCTCGGCGACCGGATCCACGGCCTGGACAGCGGTGCCGACGACTACCTCGTCAAGCCGTTCGCGCCGGAGGAGCTTGCCGCTCGACTGCGGGCCGTGAGCCGGCGACGCGCGGGCAGCGCCGGGCCGCGCCGGCGCTTCGGCGACGTCGAAGTCGACCTGACCGCCCGCTGCGCCTTCATCGACGGCCAGGCGGCGGACCTCACCGCGCGCGAATGGCAGGTGCTCGAGGCGCTGGTGCTGCGCGCCGGACGCATCGTGCCCAAGTCGGACCTCGAGAAACTCATGCTGGGCTTCGACTCCGAGATCGCGAGCAACGCGCTCGAGGTCCACGTGTCGGCGTTGCGCCGCAAGCTCGGCCGCGACCTGGTCGAGACGGTGCGCGGGCTGGGCTACCGCATCGGCGCGCCATGA
- a CDS encoding diguanylate cyclase — protein sequence MIAALRRLALLLCLPVALFVGLFASTAARAEDAASAVAHGSLQAALLTPDLPLETVPAARAQTLWEADSTRVQRMLPYRSQGSWIRITPGPLPPQPLLIVEGQIADSVVLVLPDGSRVERSKLRPPERDGSAIALVFPLPATLKPGTALLLHLAHHHRVNVDLSIVAGEPWRAYERTRLIVSAAMYAALVAFAVIAACYWVALRERMFADYTCYLLCLILFMTASAGLLYAAPGGAWIGRLGIHGQWAAATAAIGFAVGFARDFLELPRYAPRLLPLMDRLRAALLAAAIAIALWPWPASRFGMAVVATLLLVNLLMIGLGVRAARAGNRYGWYFLAGWVPLTLATSLRSMQAAGLIDIAANDVYLYALGAVWEALALTLGIADRVLGFRRERDVARKMAEHDMLTGVLSRRAIEMQLRALASEARAGGSGLGVLFLDIDHFKSINDRFGHATGDACLVAVAQRLQAELREGDHLGRWGGEEFVALLPGASLDNAQHTSQRILRRVAADPVEVASGSVSVTVSIGIAVFDPLHDDIDSLLHRADTALYRAKANGRNRVERDLGLVAG from the coding sequence ATGATCGCCGCACTGCGCCGCCTCGCCCTTCTGCTCTGCCTGCCCGTCGCACTCTTCGTCGGGCTTTTCGCCAGCACGGCGGCTCGCGCCGAGGACGCCGCGTCTGCCGTCGCCCACGGCAGCCTGCAGGCCGCGCTGCTCACACCCGATCTGCCGCTCGAGACGGTGCCGGCCGCGCGCGCGCAGACGCTGTGGGAAGCGGACAGCACGCGCGTGCAGCGGATGCTGCCCTATCGCTCGCAGGGCAGCTGGATCCGCATCACACCCGGCCCGCTGCCGCCCCAGCCGCTGCTCATCGTCGAAGGACAGATCGCCGACAGCGTGGTGCTGGTGCTGCCCGACGGCAGCCGGGTGGAGCGCTCGAAGCTGCGTCCGCCCGAGCGCGATGGCTCGGCCATTGCGCTGGTGTTTCCGCTGCCGGCCACGCTGAAGCCCGGTACGGCGCTGCTGCTTCACCTGGCGCACCATCACCGCGTCAATGTCGATCTGTCGATCGTCGCCGGCGAGCCCTGGCGTGCCTACGAGCGCACGCGGCTCATCGTGTCGGCTGCGATGTATGCCGCGCTGGTCGCCTTCGCCGTGATCGCGGCCTGCTACTGGGTGGCGCTGCGCGAGCGCATGTTCGCCGACTACACCTGCTACCTGCTGTGCCTGATCCTGTTCATGACGGCCAGCGCCGGACTGCTGTACGCGGCCCCGGGCGGCGCCTGGATCGGTCGGCTCGGCATCCACGGGCAATGGGCCGCTGCCACGGCGGCGATCGGCTTTGCCGTGGGCTTCGCGCGCGACTTCCTCGAGCTGCCGCGTTACGCGCCTCGGCTGCTGCCGCTGATGGACCGGCTGCGCGCCGCGCTGCTGGCGGCAGCCATCGCGATCGCGCTGTGGCCGTGGCCGGCGAGCCGATTCGGCATGGCCGTCGTGGCCACGCTGCTGCTCGTCAACCTGCTGATGATCGGGCTGGGCGTGCGTGCGGCAAGAGCCGGCAACCGATATGGCTGGTACTTCCTCGCCGGCTGGGTGCCGCTGACGCTGGCCACATCGCTGCGCAGCATGCAGGCGGCAGGCCTGATCGACATCGCCGCCAACGACGTCTACCTGTACGCGCTGGGCGCCGTGTGGGAGGCGCTGGCGCTCACGCTGGGCATCGCCGACCGCGTGCTCGGATTCCGCCGCGAGCGCGACGTCGCCCGCAAGATGGCCGAGCACGACATGCTGACCGGCGTACTCAGCCGTCGCGCGATCGAGATGCAGTTGCGCGCCTTGGCGAGCGAGGCGCGCGCGGGCGGCAGCGGGTTGGGCGTGCTGTTCCTGGACATCGACCACTTCAAGTCGATCAACGACCGCTTCGGGCACGCCACCGGCGACGCCTGCCTGGTCGCCGTGGCGCAGCGCCTGCAGGCCGAGCTGCGCGAGGGCGATCACCTCGGGCGCTGGGGCGGCGAGGAGTTCGTCGCGCTGCTGCCCGGCGCAAGCCTCGACAACGCCCAGCACACCTCGCAGCGCATCCTGCGGCGGGTGGCCGCCGATCCGGTGGAGGTCGCCAGCGGCAGCGTGTCGGTCACCGTGAGCATCGGCATCGCCGTGTTCGATCCGCTGCACGACGACATCGACAGCCTGCTGCATCGGGCGGACACGGCGCTGTACCGCGCGAAGGCGAATGGTCGCAATCGCGTCGAGCGGGACCTGGGCCTGGTGGCCGGATGA